The Athene noctua chromosome 3, bAthNoc1.hap1.1, whole genome shotgun sequence genome includes a region encoding these proteins:
- the KCNA1 gene encoding potassium voltage-gated channel subfamily A member 1 isoform X2, with amino-acid sequence MTVMAGENMDETSALPGHPQDSYQPAAHDDHECCERVVINIAGLRFETQLKTLAQFPNTLLGNPKKRMRYFDPLRNEYFFDRNRPSFDAILYYYQSGGRLRRPVNVPLDMFSEEIKFYELGEEAMEKFREDEGFIKDEERPLPEGEYQRQVWLLFEYPESSGPARVIAIVSVMVILISIVIFCLETLPELKEDKEYTVHRTDNTTQVYKSNIFTDPFFVVETLCIIWFSFELVVRFFACPSKTEFFKNIMNFIDIVAIIPYFITLGTEMAEREGTQKGEQATSLAILRVIRLV; translated from the exons ATGACAGTGATGGCTGGAGAGAACATGGATGAGACTTCTGCACTACCTGGCCACCCCCAGGATAGCTACCAGCCCGCTGCCCACGACGACCATGAGTGCTGTGAGCGCGTAGTGATAAACATTGCTGGACTACGCTTTGAGACGCAGCTGAAGACCTTAGCCCAGTTCCCCAACACTCTGCTGGGGAACCCCAAGAAGCGCATGCGGTACTTTGACCCCTTGCGCAATGAGTACTTCTTTGACCGGAATCGGCCCAGCTTCGATGCCATCCTCTACTACTATCAGTCTGGGGGGCGGCTGCGCCGGCCGGTCAATGTACCCTTGGACATGTTCTCTGAGGAGATCAAATTTTATGAGTTGGGTGAGGAGGCCATGGAGAAGTTCCGGGAAGATGAAGGATTCATCAAAGATGAGGAGAGACCCTTGCCGGAGGGGGAGTACCAGCGCCAAGTATGGCTCCTCTTTGAATACCCAGAGAGCTCTGGGCCTGCAAGGGTCATTGCAATAGTCTCCGTCATGGTGATCCTCATCTCCATCGTGATCTTCTGCCTAGAGACATTACCCGAGCTGAAGGAGGACAAGGAGTACACAGTGCATCGCACTGACAACACCACCCAGGTCTACAAATCCAACATCTTCACAGATCCCTTCTTTGTTGTGGAGACCCTGTGCATCATCTGGTTCTCCTTTGAGCTGGTGGTGCGCTTCTTTGCTTGCCCCAGCAAGACTGAATTCTTCAAGAACATCATGAACTTCATTGACATTGTGGCCATCATCCCTTACTTCATCACCCTGGGCACCGAGATGGCCGAGCGGGAGGGGACTCAGAAAGGAGAGCAGGCCACCTCCTTGGCCATCCTGAGAGTCATCAGACTG GTGTGA
- the KCNA1 gene encoding potassium voltage-gated channel subfamily A member 1 isoform X1, producing the protein MTVMAGENMDETSALPGHPQDSYQPAAHDDHECCERVVINIAGLRFETQLKTLAQFPNTLLGNPKKRMRYFDPLRNEYFFDRNRPSFDAILYYYQSGGRLRRPVNVPLDMFSEEIKFYELGEEAMEKFREDEGFIKDEERPLPEGEYQRQVWLLFEYPESSGPARVIAIVSVMVILISIVIFCLETLPELKEDKEYTVHRTDNTTQVYKSNIFTDPFFVVETLCIIWFSFELVVRFFACPSKTEFFKNIMNFIDIVAIIPYFITLGTEMAEREGTQKGEQATSLAILRVIRLVRVFRIFKLSRHSKGLQILGQTLKASMRELGLLIFFLFIGVILFSSAVYFAEAEEPESHFTSIPDAFWWAVVSMTTVGYGDMYPVTIGGKIVGSLCAIAGVLTIALPVPVIVSNFNYFYHRETEGEEQAQLLHVSSPNLASDSDLSRRSSSTISKSEYMEIEEDMNNSIDNFREANLRTGNCTVANQNCVNKSKLLTDV; encoded by the coding sequence ATGACAGTGATGGCTGGAGAGAACATGGATGAGACTTCTGCACTACCTGGCCACCCCCAGGATAGCTACCAGCCCGCTGCCCACGACGACCATGAGTGCTGTGAGCGCGTAGTGATAAACATTGCTGGACTACGCTTTGAGACGCAGCTGAAGACCTTAGCCCAGTTCCCCAACACTCTGCTGGGGAACCCCAAGAAGCGCATGCGGTACTTTGACCCCTTGCGCAATGAGTACTTCTTTGACCGGAATCGGCCCAGCTTCGATGCCATCCTCTACTACTATCAGTCTGGGGGGCGGCTGCGCCGGCCGGTCAATGTACCCTTGGACATGTTCTCTGAGGAGATCAAATTTTATGAGTTGGGTGAGGAGGCCATGGAGAAGTTCCGGGAAGATGAAGGATTCATCAAAGATGAGGAGAGACCCTTGCCGGAGGGGGAGTACCAGCGCCAAGTATGGCTCCTCTTTGAATACCCAGAGAGCTCTGGGCCTGCAAGGGTCATTGCAATAGTCTCCGTCATGGTGATCCTCATCTCCATCGTGATCTTCTGCCTAGAGACATTACCCGAGCTGAAGGAGGACAAGGAGTACACAGTGCATCGCACTGACAACACCACCCAGGTCTACAAATCCAACATCTTCACAGATCCCTTCTTTGTTGTGGAGACCCTGTGCATCATCTGGTTCTCCTTTGAGCTGGTGGTGCGCTTCTTTGCTTGCCCCAGCAAGACTGAATTCTTCAAGAACATCATGAACTTCATTGACATTGTGGCCATCATCCCTTACTTCATCACCCTGGGCACCGAGATGGCCGAGCGGGAGGGGACTCAGAAAGGAGAGCAGGCCACCTCCTTGGCCATCCTGAGAGTCATCAGACTGGTAAGAGTCTTTCGAATCTTCAAACTCTCCCGGCACTCTAAGGGCCTCCAGATTTTGGGACAGACCCTCAAAGCAAGTATGAGAGAGCTAGGTTTACtaatcttcttcctcttcattggGGTGATCTTGTTCTCTAGTGCGGTATATTTTGCTGAGGCTGAAGAACCTGAGTCTCATTTCACAAGTATCCCTGATGCTTTCTGGTGGGCGGTGGTATCCATGACCACTGTGGGCTATGGTGACATGTACCCTGTGACAATTGGAGGCAAAATCGTAGGCTCCTTGTGTGCCATCGCTGGTGTGCTGACAATTGCCCTGCCTGTACCTGTCATCGTGTCCAACTTCAACTACTTCTACCACCGAGAAACAGAAGGGGAAGAACAGGCTCAGTTACTTCACGTTAGCTCCCCTAATTTAGCATCTGACAGTGATCTCAGTCGCCGCAGCTCCTCCACAATCAGCAAATCTGAGTACATGGAAATCGAAGAGGATATGAATAATAGCATAGACAATTTTAGAGAGGCTAATCTCAGAACTGGCAACTGCACTGTAGCCAACCAAAACTGCGTTAATAAAAGCAAGCTGCTGACTGATgtgtaa